CAGCCGGGCCTCCCTTTAAAAGCGGACCGATAATAGGGTGCTTGCGGGGACGATAACCCGACATAATATGACTTAAGGGATTTTCCCAGATATTTCCAATGGACAACCCCTGACAGACAAATACATTGCCGAAAGGGTCTATATGTACTCGCTTCGGATTAGCTAAATCCTCAAACGGGCATTCCGTGAAGCAATCAAACTTAAGGCGGGGCAAACCCTCGGTAAGTTTATCCACTGCGCGGCCTTTAAATACGACATCTCCGCCAACTATGGGTTCGCCTTTTTTTATATCCCTTTCCGAAAGAACCACCGGCTTTTCGATACAAATTGAACCTGCCGGCAAGCCAAGTTTTTTGGCCGCTTTTACCGCATTTTTCGCGGGGCTGTTTTCCGGATCGCTGCTGTGAAAAATATCATCTGATACGGATAGGTCGTCAAGCCCGATTTCAATAATCGGCTCAAGCCACAGCATGGCGTCTCTTTCTGAGGTCGCCCAATAGCTGTTTGTTACTATCATCTTCTTGAGATTAAGCTTGTCAGCAATTCGGAGAGTTTCCAACATGAGCGGATAATACAGAAACGGCTCGCCGCCCTCGACACAGATTGACTCAATGCCGGCTTCAATTCCCTGCACTATTGCTTTCTCGATTTGGTCGA
Above is a window of Candidatus Zixiibacteriota bacterium DNA encoding:
- a CDS encoding radical SAM protein, whose product is MLKSIHFLLTYQCLYECDHCFLYCGPHLEGTFTIDQIEKAIVQGIEAGIESICVEGGEPFLYYPLMLETLRIADKLNLKKMIVTNSYWATSERDAMLWLEPIIEIGLDDLSVSDDIFHSSDPENSPAKNAVKAAKKLGLPAGSICIEKPVVLSERDIKKGEPIVGGDVVFKGRAVDKLTEGLPRLKFDCFTECPFEDLANPKRVHIDPFGNVFVCQGLSIGNIWENPLSHIMSGYRPRKHPIIGPLLKGGPAELAKVYGLPDGDTYVSHCHLCYLIRKKLIDKFPEYLCPNQVYGIE